A genomic region of Micromonospora sp. NBC_01796 contains the following coding sequences:
- a CDS encoding MFS transporter, protein MRTDTSRRVLVLLALALSAFAFNTTENLPIGLLRLIAADLDVSLPSVGYLVTGYGLTVAVVSLPLAQVTRRMPRRHVLSGLLAVLVLSTLVSVLAPSYGVLLAARVVTALAQALFWAVMAPVAVGLFSPAVRGRVIAVMSVGGSLATVLGVPAGTWLAQQSRWQIPFLVVSAFALVALVVIALLLPTTRPEESHGAYGSAPDARLFALVLVTTVLSVTGVFLGFTYVVEFLTRVTGFTDPEVTTILFVFGLAGVVGVTAAGPLLDRLPRGVLVLTVAGQAAALLGLYLFAASQAAVVALVAVLGCTTAPVFMATQSRILHVAPGRTEIGFAANSAAFNVGIAAGALLGGVILSTAGVRATFLVGAVLTVVALIALLAEPLLLRRKSVHDPAEVPRSGASRAASSIG, encoded by the coding sequence ATGCGAACCGACACCTCGCGCAGGGTGCTGGTCCTCCTGGCACTCGCCCTGTCCGCCTTCGCCTTCAACACCACCGAGAACCTGCCGATCGGGCTGCTCCGCCTGATCGCCGCGGATCTCGACGTGTCGCTGCCGTCGGTCGGATACCTGGTCACCGGGTACGGCCTGACCGTGGCGGTGGTTTCGCTGCCGCTCGCCCAGGTGACCCGTCGGATGCCACGGCGGCACGTCCTCTCCGGCCTGCTCGCCGTGCTGGTCCTGTCGACCCTGGTGTCGGTGCTGGCCCCGTCCTACGGGGTCCTGCTGGCCGCCCGGGTGGTGACCGCCCTGGCCCAGGCCCTCTTCTGGGCGGTGATGGCACCCGTGGCGGTGGGCCTGTTCTCACCCGCGGTACGGGGACGGGTGATCGCCGTGATGTCGGTCGGGGGCTCGCTGGCCACCGTGCTCGGCGTACCGGCCGGGACCTGGCTGGCCCAACAGAGCCGGTGGCAGATCCCGTTCCTGGTGGTGAGCGCGTTCGCGCTCGTCGCGCTGGTGGTGATCGCCCTGCTACTGCCGACGACCCGTCCCGAGGAGAGCCACGGCGCGTACGGTTCCGCGCCGGACGCCCGACTGTTCGCGCTGGTGCTGGTCACCACCGTCCTGTCGGTGACCGGCGTGTTCCTCGGGTTCACGTACGTGGTGGAGTTCCTCACCCGGGTCACCGGCTTCACCGACCCGGAGGTGACCACCATCTTGTTCGTCTTCGGCCTGGCGGGCGTCGTCGGCGTGACCGCCGCCGGTCCCCTGCTCGACCGGCTCCCCCGGGGCGTGCTCGTGCTGACCGTCGCAGGGCAGGCGGCGGCGCTGCTCGGGCTGTACCTCTTCGCGGCGAGCCAGGCGGCGGTCGTTGCGCTGGTGGCAGTGCTGGGCTGTACCACCGCCCCGGTCTTCATGGCCACCCAGTCGCGGATCCTGCACGTGGCCCCGGGCCGGACCGAGATCGGGTTCGCGGCGAACTCCGCCGCGTTCAACGTCGGTATCGCGGCCGGTGCGCTGCTCGGCGGTGTCATCCTGTCCACCGCCGGTGTACGGGCGACCTTCCTGGTCGGTGCGGTGCTGACCGTCGTCGCGCTGATCGCCCTGCTCGCCGAGCCGCTGCTGCTCCGGCGGAAGAGCGTGCACGACCCGGCCGAGGTACCGCGATCCGGGGCGAGCCGGGCCGCGTCCTCGATCGGATAG
- a CDS encoding phosphoesterase, with translation MNGKDIEDTERSQLSRRRLVKYAGVGATLAAASPLIGNSAAFANNDAEGKDDKQGGGEAGGRAWRAGDHHIHSEYSGSFDTSVNPPKFTKGGDAVYPIVTNAIMAKNFGLTWAMCTDHGGPTHSKVNLEQAYPDLLLSRKLVPEVLQFWGMEFDAPALDHHTLMIPRHDDEAKLLFELESRFAKNDPFPADPSRDTEPKMVEFLKYARGLEQRPLVIAHHASRSATGLGVYGQDTPREFRNGNNAAPEIYVGFEGAPGHQAGPLNGGARGGYGNYPTHGGFDQMTARLGGLWDSLLGEGRRWWITATSDSHVHWTRGGSDFWPGEYSKTYVHARQGYADIMDGLRNGRIFVTTGDLITSLDLTASGQGRNATSGETVTLNRRNRTDVEIEIKFRPLEGKNAHGDRPQVRRVDLIVGQITGPNANLDADTNPTTRVAARFGPRDWRQQGRDHVIRYTLRNVEGDMYARVRGTNTDEAEPLADGKENPWDDLWFYSNPVFVQVR, from the coding sequence TTGAACGGCAAGGATATCGAAGACACCGAACGTTCGCAGCTGTCCCGGCGTCGACTGGTCAAGTACGCCGGCGTCGGCGCGACGCTGGCCGCGGCAAGCCCCCTGATCGGGAACAGTGCGGCGTTCGCCAACAACGACGCCGAGGGCAAGGACGACAAGCAGGGCGGCGGAGAGGCCGGTGGCCGGGCCTGGCGTGCCGGTGACCACCACATCCACTCGGAGTACAGCGGCTCGTTCGACACGTCGGTCAACCCGCCGAAGTTCACCAAGGGCGGTGACGCGGTCTACCCGATCGTCACCAACGCGATCATGGCGAAGAACTTCGGCCTGACCTGGGCGATGTGCACCGACCATGGTGGACCGACGCACTCGAAGGTGAACCTGGAGCAGGCGTACCCCGACCTGCTGCTCTCCCGCAAACTGGTGCCCGAGGTGCTGCAGTTCTGGGGCATGGAGTTCGACGCACCGGCCCTGGACCACCACACCCTGATGATCCCGCGTCACGACGACGAGGCGAAGCTGCTGTTCGAACTGGAGAGCCGGTTCGCCAAGAACGACCCCTTCCCCGCCGACCCGAGCCGGGACACCGAGCCGAAGATGGTCGAGTTCCTCAAGTACGCCCGCGGCCTGGAGCAGCGCCCGCTGGTGATCGCCCACCACGCGTCCCGCTCGGCGACCGGCCTCGGTGTCTACGGGCAGGACACCCCCCGGGAGTTCCGTAACGGCAACAACGCCGCGCCGGAGATCTACGTCGGCTTCGAGGGTGCCCCCGGTCACCAGGCCGGTCCGCTCAACGGCGGCGCCCGGGGTGGCTACGGCAACTACCCGACCCACGGCGGCTTCGACCAGATGACCGCCCGTCTCGGCGGCCTGTGGGACTCGCTGCTCGGCGAGGGCCGGCGCTGGTGGATCACCGCGACCTCCGACTCGCACGTGCACTGGACCCGTGGCGGCTCCGACTTCTGGCCGGGCGAGTACAGCAAGACCTACGTGCACGCCCGGCAGGGCTACGCCGACATCATGGACGGCCTGCGCAACGGCCGGATCTTCGTCACCACCGGTGACCTGATCACCAGCCTCGACCTCACCGCGTCCGGCCAGGGCCGCAACGCCACGTCGGGCGAGACCGTCACGCTGAACCGCCGCAACCGGACCGACGTCGAAATCGAGATCAAGTTCCGGCCGCTGGAGGGCAAGAACGCCCACGGTGACCGCCCGCAGGTCCGGCGTGTCGACCTGATCGTCGGCCAGATCACCGGCCCGAACGCCAACCTCGACGCCGACACCAACCCGACCACCAGGGTCGCGGCCCGGTTCGGCCCCCGCGACTGGCGCCAGCAGGGCCGCGACCACGTCATCCGGTACACCCTGCGCAACGTCGAGGGTGACATGTACGCCCGCGTCCGCGGCACCAACACCGACGAGGCCGAGCCCCTCGCCGACGGCAAGGAGAACCCCTGGGACGACCTGTGGTTCTACTCGAACCCCGTGTTCGTACAGGTGCGCTGA